TTTACTTCTATTGAAATACCTCTCAtagcgaaaaaaaaaaacacgttataaATTAGCAGagctctgtgaaaaccgggccTAATGCATATATGTGACATGTCGTaacagattagcctctgcagtccacacaggcttaaaAGGGATCACACTGTCTGCCTCAACAAGATATTGACTTAGAAGGGActtccattaaacaaaaaataccataaaagtgttgCACCTCGTAAGCCTGTGCTgaatccacaggctaatctgaaacaaccctttatgcacatgcctttAGCCTGGCTTTCCCAAACCACTGCGAAATGGTTATCAAAACTCTACTGTCTCATGTCACTTATAAACTGGGTAATAAGTATTAAAAAAGATTgaagtaaaaaattaaagaatatAAATTCAAGCTTAACAAATATCATTATGTCTGTAAAGGCTTAACactaatacaatattatttactGAGAATATGGTGATGACAAAAATGTACAATTGAGGCAAAACTGGCACATTGTAATTTTGTCGCAGTGTTaagcaaaatattttatgaacataATTCAAATACAATTATGAATGAGTTAGCAAAACATATTTCATTCAGCACCAGCAAAAGTTTCACAAATGTAACCTTCCTCTTACAAATCCAATGAGAAAAGACAGATCGTCTAGCCTGTTAGCATTGCTTTTAAAGTGTCACCCAATTTAAGCAAATATTTAAGTCAAAACGGACATCCACCAAAAATCAGGAACTGCTCAACAAAATAGCAAAACAAAAACCAATACCATTCCAAAAGCATAATAGCAATTGATTTGCTTTTAAAATTTATGCAAATATTTGAAGTCAAAACAGACACCCACACAAATTGTAAACCGCATAACACACAACCAATACCATTCCAATGGCATGAGAACTGATAAATTATAAATGATACACTGTTAACATGTCTTGTATAATAGCTTCCTTTTGGTACTTATCATTATAAAGCCCTACAATGAACTCTATCTATTCTTTATCATATAGATCTATCCATACACACTATACTCCAATACAACCCGCATGATTCATAGCTATCGCTCACCTTATCGAACATAAACTTTCATCGCTGTTACAATAAACCCCAAACTTATTTAGTGGTTATAACAATCTTTGCATGACCACATAATATGTCTCTATTATATTGCATATCTCTTGATAAAGAAACTGTAGGAAGTTATGCCAAACATTAATTTATTACATGTGGTACATATGACATGTTTGATTCGACAAATTGTTACAACATTAAGGTTTCCACATAAACATATTCCATAGAAACACTTGTTGATGGGCAGTtcccagctgatgagtcagtggttCGTGCAGTAGTATCTGTATTTTACACAAAGCCTAAAATTCAAACATAAACATTCATGATAGTATTGATTTTTGATCGACAGAGGGGACATTTTCGTCTATCTCGATTTCTCGTTCTTGCGATATTGTTTCCACACTGAATACATAGACACATATGTCTGCACGGCAAAATGAGCACAGATTTGGTTCTGTCTTGACACACAACGCACATGCGACGCTCCTTCTCTGATTCAATCAATCTTTCCGAATCTTCCGCCTTCATATCCTTCGGCTTGCATCTAGATGGTGTAATTGATCTCCTCAAATCATAATGGCTGCCAATGTCTGGTAACTGAATATTTATCTCACTCACTTCACTATCGCTCTGAGCGTTGCTTTCATTATCACTCTCAGAGTCCACTTCTAGTTCACCGTCTGTCGATATTTCATCCATACTGCCATCTGAATCATCGCTATAGTCAGAGACTACACTATATTCTTCATCAAAATCGTTGTCATCTGTTACTGTCAAATCTATCACATCTTCGTCATCTGAAAATTCTGCCCTTGAGCCATCATCAATGTAATCATGATTGTCGTCAATAACAATTACACTTCTTCCACGCCACCTAGGTACTGGGAATGTTAAACCTTCTGTGGTCATTATCTTGTACATGCTCTTGAAAATGTAGAATGTGAGACAGACAATTATAatgccaatatatgcatcttgtgACAAGTTGAGCAGGCATTCTTTGACAAAGTAGCAACATGCATCATAGCAATAGCGCATGACACTTCTCGTCATACCATCAATGCTATAAATGATATCACAAACAACAGAATATACTATGCAcagattttcataaaaaaatatagcaCCACATTTAAAACCATAACCAACCATTGAAACACCCTCAATTACTGATTGCGTAAATTCCTTTAGTGATGCAACAAATAACTTCCAGGTTACAAGACCATTTTCAGCCAAATTGTGCCCGGATGTTTTAATGGTTTGAGCAGTCCATCTTCCCCCTGTCCACAAGAAAAAAGCTAGGCTTTCTAGCAAACGGAATATTAAATCAAAAACTCCATACAGCAAAACCACAAACTTCCACAGCAAGTATGCCAATGCAGTCAAGAAATTAAGGAAGTCCAAAAAGAAATCTTTGACACAGATGACCACTGTGTAAGTAATAATGAACACAAAATTGAGAGCAGTAcacaaatatgaaaataatgtCACCCCAAATTTTATCAGTTGCAGCATTAATGAGTGGTTAATTTCTAAGACATCTTTGACGAACTCTTTCGCTGTAGCAAATCCATTTGAAATCACCCTGCATATTGTGCACACATACAGGTAGACAGTCATTTTCAGAATATATTTCTGTTACACCAGTATTCTGAAAAAAGACAAAACCATGTTTATGTACGTGTATGCATGGCaggtaaacataataaaaataaatggcaGAAATATTATGTTAACTTTGCTTACTCTgtatcaaaaataaaaagatTAAGGAAAAAATCTGCAGATGCAGCACTCCTTCTAGATGGAAAATTTTGTGCCGAGACCATTTTGTGATTTAATGTAACTTAAAACATCAACCCCCTGGGGACatgaaatgttttcaacttgtgAGACCGTTAAAGGAACCTTGAataaaagtcaatatttattttcaggaAGTTATGTCAaaatataaggtacaaatcaagATATTCAGTAACTGTGCaaatcatatacatatattttcaaaGTTCCAgcaattttttaatgaaaacaatcaaGACTTCAGTACTGTAACACATGATAAATTTTCAGTACTGTAACACATGATAAATTTTCGTGACAGCCAACAATTAGCAGGAATCCGATTGAACGAACTATGTCCGAAAATTGTAATGTTTCAGGCAAACACAAATTCCTACACAAAATAAGACGGACGTTATAATGCATTTGTGCACAACAtaaagatttataaaaaaaagttaacaacaTACCTTGATATGACATTATAAAGCCTTTGTCATTGTTTTGACTATAAAATTAGCTGCAACGTCTTTCAGCAAATGGCTACACCGCACTAATTCTACGTTTTGTCATTTCAAAAGGCCCCATGAGGGCAACTTCTTTCACAGgaagcagtatcataaatttgcccccccccccgggaccctacccccccccccccgagcttaccccaggggttccagattgttaaatgtacacctattgcgTATgctttgacttttcaacaacgaatattgacaaaaagacacagtttgaaaaaataaccctcgtataggtgtatatataataaacaatataggGTCCGGGGGGGACAAATTTATGATACAGCTGCCTGTGACTTCTTTACACAACTGAATTTAACAAACATTATAACGACATATAATAACCTCTAAAGCTAGCTATACACATTAATCAAGTAAAATTATGACTGACTTTGATTTCAAATCCGGAACCTCCAGAAGCAAAACTAATACTTTACCACTAGCGGATTGCAATGGCGACCGaagcgatggccagactgagcaggttgtagACAAGCTGTTCCATCAGCTTCCATACCAAGTACACGCTACAAGTCCCTCATAGACTCCATCCTTCTCTACGGTTGCGAGACCTtgacgcttcacgcggacacagaacgaATAATACTggaatttgaacataaatgtttcagaaaaCTGCTCCGCATCTCGTACAAGGAGCACAAGTAAACGAGTGGACATCTTTTCCCATGGATAaattactctcagcagcccaCAACAGACCTTTTCACCCCAACGaccaaaccggtcaagggaatgatgatggtggtggtggtggtggtggtgatgctgctgctgctgctgctgctgctgatgatgatgatgatgaatttaTACGCTTTCTCGCTTATTCTCTTTTTTTGCATTATTATCGATGAAAAGCATTACAAACACGTTAGATTGGgcattgtcggctcggataccACTTAAGTGCAACACGGGTACTCATAAGTAcacttaaatataaaatagtattttttccgtacatttaagtatactttagagtacctggggtacatttaagtagttcccgagccaacaataaccaatcgagctgCAATAAACGAACATATATGTTAAACATGCTCTAAGCCAGGAGTGTCATTTTGCTTATTTGAATACAATGcatactgctgctgttgctgccactactactactactactactactactacttctactactactactacttctactactactactacttctactactactactactactactactactactactactactactactactactactactactactactactactactacttctactactactactacttctactactactactactactactactactactactactactactactactactactactactactacttactactactactactactactactactactactactactactactactactatactactactactactactactactactacttctactactactacttctactactactactactactactactactactactactactactactactactactactactactactactactactactactactactactactactactactactactactactactactactactactactactactactactactactactactacacatactactactactactactactactactactactactactactactactactactactactactactactactactactactactactactactactactactactactactactactaactactactactactactactactactactactactactactactactactatactactactactactatactactactactactactaactactactactactactactactactactactactactactactactactactttactactactactactactacgactactactactactactactactactacaactactactactactactacttctactactactactactactacactactactactactacactactactactactactaactactactactactgactactactactactactactactactactactactacttactactactaaactactcctactactactactactacaactactactactactactactactacaactactactactactactactagactactattctactactactactactactaactactactactactactactacaactactacctacttactactaactactactactactactactactactactactactaactactactactactactatactactactactactactactactagctactactactactactacgctacgactactacttactactctactactactactactactactacctactactactactactaactactactactactactactattactactactactactactacgactacttactactactactacttctactactactactactactactactactactactatactactacatactactcgactactactacatactccttactactactctactactactactactactactactactactactactactactactactactactactactactactactactactactactactactactattactactactactactactactactactacttctactactactactactactactactactactactactactactactactactactactactactactactactactactactactactactactactactactactactactactactactactactactactactactactactactactactactactactactactactactactactactactactactactactactactactactactactactactactactactactactactactactactactactactactctactactactactactactactactactactactactactactactactactactactactactactactactactactactactactactactactactactactactactactactactactactactactactactactactactactactactactacttctactactactactactactactactactactactactactactactactactactactactactacaactactactactactactactactactactactactactactactactactactactactactactactactactactactactactactactactactactacactactactactactactactactactactactactactactactactactactactactactactactactactactactactgctactactactactactactactactgctgctgctgctgctgctgctgctactactactactactactactactactactactactattactactactactactactactactatactactactactactactactactactactattactactactactactactactactactactacttctaactactactactactactactactactactactactactactactactactactactactactactacttcttctactactactactactactacactactactactactactactactactactactactactactactactactactactactactactactactactactactactactactactactactactactactactactactactactactactactaactactactactactactactactactactactactactactactactactactactactactactactactactactactactactactactactactactactactactactactactactactactactactacactactactactactactactactactactactactactactactactatactactactactactactactactactactctactactactactactactactactactactactactactactactactactactacttctactactactactactactactactacaactactactactactactactactactactactacacaactactactactactactactactactactactactactactactactactactactactactactactactacaactactactactactactactactactactactactactactactactactactactactactactactactactactactactactactactactactactactactactactactactactactactactactactactactactaactactactactactactactactactactactactactactactactactactactactactactactactactactactactactactactactactactactactactactactactactactactactactactactactactactctactactactaactactactactactactactactactactactactactactactactactactactactactactactactactactactactactactactactaatactactagaATGACGTATTATAGTATTATTCAGCGGACTAAGTTTGTCATTCtcttagcagagttgtcgttcgttcctCACCATACATCAATgtaccgcagtgtaagagagtgtgAATGCAAGGAACCACAGTGTAAGAGAGtgtaattttgtttataaaacatagtGGAACATAACCTTGGACAAGTTGAATATATCAGAGAATCGAATGTCTTTCGCTCATTATACAAGCATATAGATTTTAAACTTCGAGTGGAATTCATCTTTACTTCGGAAAATGGCAAAACGTGTCAAAATACATTCACTGGACTGGTATAAAGCTGCTACATCGACTGAATCGATGGCGATTATATTGTAGGCTGAAGTATATGATTAACCTAGTTTCGATGTGCTGTTGTTTACAAACATGACATGACACATGGTTATAAATAGGAATACGGTGTGAGGGCAAACCAAAATGCAACACGTTTCTAAAATGCGTTGAATAATGTTTGACAAGTAATACATATAGAAACAGCGGATGTACTCATCGACTTTTGCATGATTGGATGGACGTTTTCAATAGTAATTATGAAATGTCTGCGAGTTCACGAGGGATAATGCTATCCTGATATacattattgttaattaattatgAATAAGAAGGCACGAATGCAACATTTGATGAAACGTTTGATTAAACATATGATGAATTTCGTCATTTTTCGACAGTTCtaagttataaattaattaaGTTGATCGCCAAGATGATTGTGTTCCTGGTGTGTTCGTTTTTGCTGTTGTCAATGTGTACAACATTGTTATCATTGGCATTCTTCTCTATTCCTGGATTTCTATACAATTTCTGCACTTTTATGTTGGATGCCATCGAGTTCTTGATTCACTTGGTCACATTCGGATTTGAAGTGCTGATCCTTGTTGGAGGTGGCCTCCTAGACATAATTGACGGGTTTACTCGTGGGGGTCAAGGCATGGGCATTTACGTTTATCGTGCCGCGGAAACCGGGTCCAAGCTGGTACAGAACTTCGTGTATTTCGTGCAACACGTCGTCGCAAACTATGGGGGTTATTTCATAGCAGCATGGGCCGGATTTCTTGCATTTTGGGCTAATCTAATTTCGGCACGAGTTGGAAATCATCAGACTCGAGCTGAGGAAGATCCGGAAGAAGAAGACGTCGATGACGTTCAACGTGAACACGCGGCTGACGCTCGTAATGAGCGCGTGCGGATTGGACCACGTAATAGACTTTATCCAGACTTACGCGAATTTGTCGGAGACCGCGGATATGAGCAAATTGTTGACAACAACGATACTTATATCAATGACAGACCGCAGAATGCTAGGGTAGAATGTGGTGCTTTAAGAAATAGAAATGTTCGTAATGATGTTGTTGGTGATGTGAACCATTCGGACTTTGATCACCATGACGACCGATTGTGTGTTGTTTGTCTAGACCGTACGAGAACGACCGCGGTGTTCCCGTGCGGACATACGCACATGTGCGAACTGTGCACGAGAAACGTGATGCTTGAACGGGCACGGTGTCCCATTTGCCAGCAGCGAATAATGGAGTATCGACCGGTGTTTTTGtagtataaacaataatataaagtATATGTGTTACACTGTATGTCAGAACGTTTCGAACATTactcatataataaaaaaaagaatgtgCTTTGCTTTGggatttaacaaatatatttaataaattacacTATATGTACCATTTTATCACAGATGTGTTGTAatcttgtttgttattgtttttgttttatcaaacatatattaaagtgcgtaccaatatacatgtatacgtttTTCAAATACATGAATGAAACATATTATGTGCACCAATAACATTTCACAAATGGTAAAGTTACTTTTATACAATAAACTTGTGATAACAAATAAAGTATACATTGTGTAGAGTATCAATATgtctttaatacatgtatatatttgacaGATACTGTCATACGCGCATACTGTgatcattaattgtttaaatccaattttgacttaatattcataataaaacTCTATACCAAGTTGGCACATCCGATATCATTAAAACATGGTGCCTACATTAAAAAGAACGTCCAATAGAAATGATTATTTGTTGCAAGATGCCATTCAAAAAATATAACATCCTAATACGCACAATTAAAATTACAAAGCTAATGAATGGTTACTGTTACAGAAAAtgtgaactagagctttgtcacagacgtgacgaataccctcacatgccgcattgacacatactattgtgcatgttgtcttcacaaaaaacaacgGACACCTTGCttaatgttaaaaacgcactaagtgaccccgtgactagtttttgaaccggcatggcccatgttcg
This is a stretch of genomic DNA from Dreissena polymorpha isolate Duluth1 chromosome 7, UMN_Dpol_1.0, whole genome shotgun sequence. It encodes these proteins:
- the LOC127839032 gene encoding uncharacterized protein LOC127839032 — protein: MTVYLYVCTICRVISNGFATAKEFVKDVLEINHSLMLQLIKFGVTLFSYLCTALNFVFIITYTVVICVKDFFLDFLNFLTALAYLLWKFVVLLYGVFDLIFRLLESLAFFLWTGGRWTAQTIKTSGHNLAENGLVTWKLFVASLKEFTQSVIEGVSMVGYGFKCGAIFFYENLCIVYSVVCDIIYSIDGMTRSVMRYCYDACCYFVKECLLNLSQDAYIGIIIVCLTFYIFKSMYKIMTTEGLTFPVPRWRGRSVIVIDDNHDYIDDGSRAEFSDDEDVIDLTVTDDNDFDEEYSVVSDYSDDSDGSMDEISTDGELEVDSESDNESNAQSDSEVSEINIQLPDIGSHYDLRRSITPSRCKPKDMKAEDSERLIESEKERRMCVVCQDRTKSVLILPCRHMCLCIQCGNNIARTRNRDRRKCPLCRSKINTIMNVYV